The Mucilaginibacter terrenus genome has a segment encoding these proteins:
- the pbpC gene encoding penicillin-binding protein 1C, giving the protein MLPVIPRIKRYFKKPKVIIISTILLALGVWFAFCLPRPLFNSPTSFVIDDDKGELLGASIASDGQWRFPYNDSVPQKFKQCIIAFEDKRFMHHLGFDPLAFGRAVRQAIKRGKVTSGGSTLTMQVARLATHHKRTVLNKVGEIFMATRLELGYSKNEILAMYASNAPFGSNVIGLDAASWRYFGRSPDKLSWGEMAALAVLPNSPSLVHPGKNRQILLRKRNLLLNRLYKQGVIDSTTAKLAEFEPVPEKPVALPQMAPHLLQRFKNDHKANPEGTTRITTTLRTNLQHQVTDILEQHHQVLKANSINNIAVIVLDVETGATLAYAGNVAHREDPEMESNVDVIDAPRSPGSTLKPLLYASMLHDGFILPNSLIADVPTQIAGYHPENFDLGYDGAVPASTALARSLNVPAVKMLQQYKYERFYDVLKKAGVTTLKQPADHYGLSLILGGGENTLWELSGIYAGMARVLNHYNNNGGKYDSDDYHQPVYSPRPAAEKNLEKSGLLDAGSIYYTLQAMEEVMRPGEEMLWQQFSSTQRIAWKTGTSFGFRDGWAIGITPKYVVGVWVGNTDGEGRPGLTGINTAAPALFEIFRLLPAARDWFEIPIGEMVKISICKESGFRAGQYCNNTVEQYVPRGGLKAPVCPWHKLVHLSPDLQWQVNGNCELPDNIVNRPWFVLPPSMEYYYKAKNYQYHVLPPFKAGCGEGDYGNLMELIYPKENAKIYVPVEADGKRGRVIFNAAHRQTGIKIFWHLDGKYVAETTAFHQVALNPSPGRHKLTLVDADGNTLQLNFEVLDKNK; this is encoded by the coding sequence ATGCTACCCGTTATCCCCCGAATAAAGCGCTATTTTAAAAAGCCAAAAGTAATTATTATCAGCACCATTTTACTGGCGCTTGGGGTATGGTTTGCCTTTTGTTTGCCTCGTCCGCTATTTAACAGTCCTACTTCATTTGTAATTGATGATGACAAAGGTGAACTGCTTGGCGCTTCTATAGCATCAGACGGGCAATGGCGGTTTCCGTATAATGACAGTGTGCCCCAAAAATTTAAACAATGCATTATCGCCTTTGAAGACAAGCGCTTTATGCACCATTTAGGGTTCGACCCTCTGGCTTTCGGCCGGGCTGTAAGGCAGGCTATCAAACGAGGAAAGGTGACCAGCGGCGGCAGTACACTTACCATGCAGGTAGCACGCCTGGCCACACACCACAAGCGAACTGTACTAAATAAAGTAGGTGAGATTTTTATGGCTACGCGGTTAGAGCTTGGCTACAGCAAAAACGAGATTTTAGCCATGTACGCCAGCAATGCGCCGTTCGGAAGCAACGTAATCGGGCTTGATGCTGCATCGTGGCGCTACTTCGGGCGAAGCCCGGATAAACTTTCATGGGGAGAAATGGCGGCTTTGGCGGTACTTCCTAATTCACCGTCACTGGTACATCCGGGCAAGAACCGCCAAATCCTGCTGAGAAAAAGAAACCTGCTGCTAAACAGGCTTTACAAGCAGGGTGTAATAGACAGCACTACAGCAAAGCTTGCCGAGTTTGAACCAGTGCCGGAAAAACCTGTAGCACTGCCGCAAATGGCCCCACACCTGCTGCAACGTTTTAAGAACGATCACAAAGCTAATCCTGAGGGAACAACACGTATCACTACAACACTTAGGACCAACCTGCAGCATCAGGTTACAGACATATTGGAGCAGCATCACCAGGTACTAAAAGCTAATAGTATTAATAACATTGCTGTCATAGTTTTAGACGTAGAGACAGGTGCTACCCTAGCCTATGCAGGTAACGTAGCTCACCGCGAAGACCCTGAAATGGAAAGCAATGTAGACGTAATAGACGCGCCACGCAGTCCAGGCAGCACGCTAAAGCCACTGTTGTATGCCTCTATGCTGCACGATGGTTTTATACTTCCAAACAGCCTGATTGCCGATGTACCTACGCAAATTGCAGGGTACCATCCGGAAAACTTCGATCTCGGTTACGACGGTGCAGTGCCCGCCTCAACGGCCCTAGCGCGTTCCCTCAATGTACCTGCCGTAAAAATGCTGCAGCAATATAAGTATGAGCGCTTTTATGATGTGTTGAAAAAAGCGGGAGTTACAACGCTAAAACAGCCGGCAGATCATTACGGTTTATCGCTGATTTTGGGTGGCGGCGAGAACACGTTATGGGAGCTTTCAGGTATTTACGCAGGCATGGCCCGGGTGCTTAACCACTATAACAACAACGGTGGCAAGTACGATTCTGACGACTATCATCAGCCTGTTTACTCGCCAAGACCGGCAGCGGAGAAGAATTTGGAGAAAAGCGGTTTACTGGATGCAGGCTCCATATACTATACGCTACAAGCCATGGAAGAAGTGATGCGTCCCGGCGAAGAAATGCTTTGGCAGCAGTTTAGTTCTACACAGCGCATAGCATGGAAAACAGGCACCAGCTTTGGCTTTCGTGATGGCTGGGCAATTGGCATTACGCCAAAATACGTGGTAGGGGTTTGGGTGGGTAATACTGATGGCGAAGGTCGTCCGGGTTTAACCGGAATAAACACGGCAGCTCCCGCCCTCTTTGAAATATTCAGGCTCTTGCCTGCAGCCCGCGACTGGTTTGAAATACCAATTGGCGAAATGGTAAAGATCAGCATATGTAAAGAGAGCGGTTTTAGAGCAGGACAATACTGCAACAACACGGTTGAGCAATATGTACCCCGCGGAGGGTTAAAGGCACCGGTATGCCCGTGGCACAAGCTGGTACACCTTTCACCCGACCTGCAATGGCAGGTAAATGGCAATTGCGAACTGCCTGACAATATTGTGAATCGCCCCTGGTTTGTATTGCCGCCATCAATGGAATATTACTATAAAGCAAAAAACTACCAGTACCATGTTTTACCACCTTTTAAGGCTGGCTGTGGTGAAGGAGATTACGGCAACCTGATGGAGTTGATTTACCCAAAAGAGAATGCAAAAATATATGTTCCGGTGGAGGCAGATGGTAAACGGGGCAGGGTAATATTTAATGCGGCGCACCGGCAAACGGGCATCAAAATCTTTTGGCATCTCGACGGTAAGTACGTGGCTGAAACAACTGCGTTCCACCAGGTTGCACTTAACCCTTCTCCGGGCAGGCACAAGTTAACGCTGGTTGATGCAGATGGCAACACCTTGCAGCTTAACTTTGAAGTGCTCGATAAAAATAAATAG
- a CDS encoding tetratricopeptide repeat protein — translation MNAHLYRLLLLPAGIILLLSCREKPRLPTESTKTSASIEALVSRGERLENADADSLLEISKKLLALGQQNGIGKAKVYGRLFKAHYLWMASRHPQAMDEAIKCLADVERYNIKAVYPELYGLISNLHKENANYKMALVAQQKGLHWAVVNADTAKIIGLLSLKAMLIHNKRKVFLVDTVFADTSLNVQLRALKIAESSPKYEVKRIPLYDNVGQYYLDKNVYDKAILYAGKGIQLSTKHNQQRSLTYGYCWLGQALFYKGDREKGLSYVNKALAIARNLNEPYREMELYKHLYDCYYSVNDYKTALAYIRRSQNMRDSLQVRKNEVQLSELQIKYESAKKDEALALMDKKQAIKNRQLVVTVAGCVLFIVFTIIMFLQYRLISKNNRLTVLSNEKKDKALANIAFIQSHELRKPLASIMGLISVIEISDHIVDKETLEKLGKAGEQLDQSIREIITHVEEEAKA, via the coding sequence ATGAATGCTCATCTATACCGGTTATTGCTTTTACCAGCAGGTATTATTTTGTTGTTAAGTTGTAGAGAGAAGCCAAGGTTGCCAACTGAATCAACAAAAACATCAGCCTCGATAGAAGCGCTTGTTAGCCGTGGTGAAAGGTTGGAGAATGCTGATGCAGATTCTTTGTTAGAAATTTCAAAAAAATTGCTCGCCTTAGGACAACAAAATGGCATCGGAAAGGCTAAGGTTTATGGCAGGTTGTTTAAAGCTCACTATTTATGGATGGCCAGCCGCCATCCGCAAGCGATGGACGAGGCAATTAAATGCCTTGCGGATGTAGAACGGTACAATATAAAAGCTGTTTATCCCGAACTGTATGGATTGATAAGTAACCTTCATAAAGAGAATGCCAACTATAAAATGGCTTTAGTAGCGCAACAGAAAGGTTTGCATTGGGCAGTTGTAAATGCAGATACAGCCAAGATAATTGGATTACTGAGCCTGAAAGCTATGTTGATACATAACAAGCGTAAAGTATTTCTTGTAGATACCGTGTTTGCAGATACGTCTTTAAATGTACAGTTAAGAGCACTTAAGATAGCCGAGTCAAGCCCCAAATATGAGGTGAAGCGAATCCCGTTGTATGATAACGTTGGGCAGTATTACCTTGATAAAAATGTTTACGACAAAGCGATCTTATACGCCGGTAAAGGCATCCAACTTTCAACTAAACACAACCAGCAGCGCTCGCTTACTTATGGTTACTGTTGGCTTGGGCAAGCATTGTTTTATAAAGGCGACCGGGAAAAAGGCCTCAGCTATGTAAATAAAGCGCTTGCAATTGCCCGAAATCTGAATGAACCTTACAGGGAAATGGAGCTTTACAAGCACCTTTATGACTGCTATTACTCTGTAAATGATTATAAAACGGCATTAGCTTACATCAGGCGATCGCAAAATATGCGTGATTCTTTGCAGGTAAGGAAAAACGAAGTGCAGCTAAGTGAGTTGCAGATTAAATATGAATCTGCTAAGAAAGATGAAGCTTTGGCGTTAATGGATAAAAAACAAGCAATAAAAAACAGGCAGTTAGTAGTTACGGTAGCAGGCTGTGTACTATTTATTGTTTTTACAATTATTATGTTCCTGCAGTATAGGCTTATTAGTAAAAACAACCGTTTAACAGTTTTAAGCAATGAAAAGAAAGACAAAGCACTTGCTAACATTGCTTTTATTCAGTCGCACGAATTGCGTAAGCCTCTGGCATCCATTATGGGGTTAATTAGTGTAATAGAAATAAGTGATCACATTGTTGATAAGGAAACGCTCGAAAAATTAGGTAAAGCAGGTGAACAACTCGATCAATCCATACGAGAAATTATAACACATGTAGAGGAGGAAGCAAAGGCGTAA
- a CDS encoding 3'-5' exonuclease produces the protein MLEQYDLGNMMVLDIETVPQYPSHDMVPEHLQHLWDAKTQYQRKEEPAETFYERAGIWAEFGKIVCISVGIFLNGKKTGLRVKSYAGDDEKELLEDFSRMLSSQPASIILCAHNGKEFDFPYICRRMLINGVQFPPHLQIAGKKPWEINHLDTMELWKFGDYKSYTSLSLLTAIFDIPTPKDDIDGSQVGHVYWVEKDLPRICTYCQKDVVATAQLLRKYRGEPLIEEECITVVG, from the coding sequence ATGCTTGAACAATACGACCTTGGCAACATGATGGTGCTGGATATTGAAACAGTACCTCAGTACCCTAGTCACGATATGGTACCTGAACACCTACAGCACTTGTGGGATGCAAAGACACAGTACCAGCGCAAAGAAGAACCCGCAGAAACCTTCTACGAACGTGCCGGCATATGGGCCGAGTTCGGGAAAATCGTTTGTATATCTGTAGGTATATTTTTAAACGGTAAAAAGACAGGCTTGCGGGTAAAGTCTTACGCCGGTGACGACGAGAAAGAACTACTTGAAGATTTTAGCCGGATGCTTAGCAGCCAGCCTGCAAGCATTATACTTTGCGCGCACAACGGTAAAGAGTTTGATTTCCCGTATATATGCCGCCGAATGCTGATAAATGGCGTACAGTTTCCACCTCACCTGCAAATAGCCGGCAAAAAGCCTTGGGAAATAAATCATTTAGATACCATGGAATTGTGGAAGTTTGGCGATTACAAGAGCTATACCTCATTAAGCCTGCTTACCGCTATCTTTGATATCCCCACCCCTAAGGACGACATTGACGGCAGCCAGGTAGGACACGTATACTGGGTGGAAAAGGACCTGCCACGTATATGTACCTACTGCCAAAAGGATGTTGTTGCAACGGCGCAACTCTTGCGTAAATATCGCGGCGAACCGTTGATTGAGGAAGAATGTATAACTGTTGTGGGCTAA
- a CDS encoding metallophosphoesterase family protein, producing the protein MRIGLTSDTHNYLDEAVYKHFESCDEIWHAGDFGSLQLADQLAAFKPLKGVYGNIDSADLRQVYPENLRFKCENVDVWMTHIGGYPDRYAPAVKKDIYLNPPQLFISGHSHILKVIYDKKISCLHLNPGAAGKQGWHKVRTLMRFNINEDKITGLEVIELGGK; encoded by the coding sequence ATGCGGATAGGCCTTACATCAGACACCCACAATTATTTGGATGAAGCGGTGTATAAACATTTTGAATCATGCGACGAGATATGGCATGCGGGCGATTTTGGATCGTTGCAATTAGCCGATCAACTAGCTGCTTTTAAACCGCTAAAAGGTGTATATGGCAATATAGACAGTGCCGACCTGCGGCAGGTTTATCCGGAAAACCTGCGCTTTAAATGTGAGAATGTAGATGTATGGATGACGCATATTGGGGGGTATCCTGATAGGTACGCGCCTGCTGTTAAAAAGGACATCTACCTTAACCCGCCGCAATTATTCATTAGCGGGCACTCGCATATTTTAAAGGTGATCTATGATAAAAAGATCAGCTGCCTGCACCTGAACCCTGGTGCAGCAGGTAAACAAGGCTGGCATAAGGTGCGAACCTTAATGCGCTTTAATATCAATGAAGATAAAATAACCGGCTTGGAAGTTATTGAACTAGGCGGAAAGTAG
- a CDS encoding tRNA1(Val) (adenine(37)-N6)-methyltransferase, which produces MDIFRFKQFGINQAGCAMKVNTDGVLLGAIAGEGTPESILDIGTGTGVVALMLAQRFPTARVDAVDIDVSAAKTAGENFEKSDFRDRLSIFPMSFEEHLNSDNQTRYDLIVSNPPFFLNSLASKGAQKSMARHTDEGFFEKLVSSVADHLTQDGSCTMVLPPEIADLVNDLFLAKGLHLQAITYISSFPQSQPHREIVTFGKLTNVVTEAELTIYEQQKVYSTEYRDTLKNFLTIF; this is translated from the coding sequence ATGGATATATTCCGGTTTAAACAATTCGGTATAAACCAGGCCGGCTGTGCCATGAAGGTAAACACCGACGGAGTTTTACTGGGAGCCATAGCAGGAGAGGGTACGCCCGAAAGCATCTTAGACATTGGTACGGGTACCGGTGTCGTTGCTTTGATGCTGGCGCAACGGTTTCCTACTGCGAGGGTTGATGCCGTTGATATTGATGTATCGGCAGCTAAAACAGCGGGGGAAAACTTCGAAAAGTCTGATTTCAGGGATCGACTTAGCATATTCCCGATGAGTTTTGAGGAGCATTTAAACAGTGATAATCAAACCAGATATGATCTGATTGTTTCTAACCCTCCTTTTTTTCTGAATTCACTAGCGTCCAAAGGAGCTCAAAAGAGCATGGCGAGGCATACCGATGAAGGTTTTTTTGAAAAGTTGGTTAGTAGCGTGGCGGATCACCTAACGCAGGATGGAAGCTGTACAATGGTGCTGCCGCCAGAGATTGCTGACCTGGTGAATGACCTGTTCCTGGCAAAGGGTTTGCACCTGCAAGCGATTACCTACATCAGCTCATTCCCGCAGTCGCAACCGCATCGTGAGATAGTTACGTTTGGCAAACTAACCAATGTAGTAACAGAGGCTGAACTCACAATATACGAACAGCAGAAGGTTTATTCGACAGAATACCGGGACACGTTGAAAAATTTTCTGACAATATTTTAA
- the rnhA gene encoding ribonuclease HI yields the protein MIEIYTDGASSGNPGPGGYGVILRSGNHYKELSAGFRKTTNNRMELLAVITGLEALKSPNQNVTIFSDSKYVIDAIEKRWVNGWLAKGFAGKKNKDLWLRYLSVAKLHNVKFVWVRGHNGHPENERCDQLAVAAGKQKDLLIDSVFEMENR from the coding sequence ATGATCGAGATCTATACAGACGGTGCATCAAGCGGGAACCCGGGTCCGGGTGGTTACGGCGTGATCTTAAGATCTGGCAACCACTATAAAGAATTGAGCGCGGGGTTCCGTAAAACCACCAACAACCGTATGGAACTGCTGGCAGTGATCACCGGGCTGGAAGCGCTGAAGAGCCCTAATCAAAATGTAACCATCTTCTCCGATTCTAAATACGTTATTGATGCCATTGAAAAACGATGGGTAAATGGCTGGCTGGCTAAAGGGTTTGCCGGCAAGAAAAACAAAGATTTGTGGCTTAGGTACCTTTCTGTAGCCAAATTGCACAACGTAAAATTTGTATGGGTGCGCGGCCATAATGGGCATCCGGAAAACGAACGCTGCGATCAGCTTGCAGTAGCTGCAGGCAAACAAAAGGACCTGCTAATCGACTCGGTATTTGAAATGGAGAACCGATAG